From Sinorhizobium sp. RAC02, a single genomic window includes:
- a CDS encoding glycine zipper domain-containing protein produces MKKIIILACMGLSLAACTATERGAGIGAATGAVVGGVATGNVRGAAVGAAVGGVAGALIGNVANQPGQCYYRDRYGNRYIDRC; encoded by the coding sequence ATGAAGAAGATCATCATCCTCGCCTGCATGGGGCTGTCGCTGGCGGCATGCACTGCGACGGAGCGTGGCGCTGGTATCGGCGCGGCAACCGGCGCAGTCGTTGGAGGGGTCGCGACCGGCAACGTTCGTGGTGCAGCGGTCGGCGCAGCAGTTGGCGGAGTGGCGGGCGCCCTAATCGGCAATGTCGCTAACCAACCCGGCCAGTGCTACTACCGCGACCGTTATGGCAATCGCTATATCGATCGCTGCTGA
- a CDS encoding DUF1488 family protein, giving the protein MSLSFPNQSRSYEEAGKRIRFIGHDGMFEIPFFAGADLFPAATSEAAYLNAFDAARVAIYKAARRAYSGARRTTYVLTRADFG; this is encoded by the coding sequence ATGAGCTTGAGTTTTCCGAACCAGAGCCGAAGCTATGAGGAGGCGGGCAAGCGCATCCGCTTCATCGGCCATGACGGCATGTTCGAAATTCCCTTCTTCGCGGGGGCGGATCTTTTTCCGGCTGCAACGTCTGAAGCCGCTTACCTGAACGCCTTCGATGCCGCCCGGGTTGCCATCTACAAGGCTGCGCGCCGGGCTTATTCCGGCGCCCGTCGAACAACCTACGTCCTGACGCGTGCGGACTTCGGCTGA
- a CDS encoding glucoamylase family protein → MARGQEHDIEDSGHSETLVLPEKLVAERSPTPDTGAKPIRKELPAHREKGEVAKRTSGFRFHRTSRSPWNDPIPVREELFGIERLEQHAATLALAQPVTRWPPSVQSLHKRLKNNAAVLLAAYRASAFEVENERGVVPAAEWLLDNYHLIEQQIREIHDDLPPNYYRQLPKLAEGPFAGYPRVFGIAWAFVAHTDSHFDPETLVRFICAYQKIQPLTIGELWAVAITLRIVLVENLRRLADQITAGRRMRAEADALADRLLAEDAGRDVLQKMSDDPLPELLAAQLAKRLRDQDPSTTPAHGWLEMRLARQGTSVDAVVRHAQQRQGASNVTIRNIITSMRLISDVDWADLFESVSLVDTRLTTDGSFAHMDFATRNLYRSAIEDLARGSDMSELEIAGHALEAARKAPVEGIAATEAERMADPGYHLIAEGRPALERVVGFRQPRRLMFGRLVARVGIAAYVGAIGLVTVLLLALALMLLSSFGLFPLAMVSFALLALLPATDIATALVNRCVSWSHGAVGLPGMELSQGVPQVSRTLVVVPTLLSSRADLLEQIERLEVHHLSGAGGDLSFALLTDGKDASQEIVEGDAALLDLAVAAMADLNVRHGPGPAGDRFLLLHRRRRFNASEGVWMGWERKRGKLHELNRLLRGATDTSFMMLAGKPPTVPPEVRYVITLDADTKLPRDTALRLIGKMAHPLNRPRFDIGQQRIVDGYAIIQPRVTPSLPVGREGSLYQRVFSAPGGMDPYAAAVSDVYQDLFGEGSYTGKGIYDVDAFEAALAGRIPDNTLLSHDLFEGTFARAGLASDVEVVDDFPSRYDVAARRQHRWTRGDWQLLPWIFGKWTLPALGRGKMLDNLRRTLIAPSTFLALVACCAMPLQAGIVGALMLASSIAIPAFLPVLFAILPRRSGLQLNSHAIRLATDIKLAAMQTALGLAFLPDQAWRNSDAIVRTFYRMLVTRRKLLEWTTAATSGKRTRLTLAGFYHDMAGGTVVALILLAAAVAFSPAAWPLALVLSLLWLAAPAIALWVSRSPTARPGKVLSDTDAAQFRLVARRTWRFFETFVTPTDNMLPPDNFQETPAPVIAHRTSPTNIGLYFLSTVAARDFGWIGTLKALERLEASFTTLKRLDRFNGHFFNWYDTRDLRTLEPAYVSSVDSGNLAGHLIALANACEEWAEAPPAENVQGFRDTLALSRMALAEIPGKQSAGLASVFDEIETLLGGPQSIEATTPALARLLDKALKLAQQTGPADSGTTAELLFWIAALARSVTQAARDRQALHDDAVSLKQRLQAVADTARSMALDMDFAFLFDPDRKLLSIGYSLADNGLDRNCYDLLASEARLASFFAIAKGDISTRHWFRLGRAATPLGSGSALISWSGSMFEYLMPSLVMRAPSGSLLADTNRLIVARQEDYGRSRDVPWGVSESAYNARDIEFTYQYSNFGVPGLGLKRGLSGNMVVAPYATGLAAMVDPHAALDNYKRLEALGARGVHGFYEALDFTRARLPENESVEVIRSYMAHHQGMTIVAIAVLLQDGRMRSRFHREPMIMASELLLSERMPRDVAIARPRAEEVKASAGISLNPAPSVRRLQLPVAGAPVTHLLSNGRYAVMVTASGGGYSRWRDIAVTRWREDATLDDCGAFIFLRDMQSGMVFSPVAPATGDRAETSVVFGEDHAQYIRHDDTLTTEMDVIVSGEDDGEVRRICLTNSGRRARDIELTSYAELVLATTATDNAHPAFAKMFVETEHLAEYGALIATRRRRTPAEPEIWAAHFAVVEGDAIADPQYESDRARFLGRNRSMATAAAIHDGQALSNTAGTVLDPIFSLRHSIRVLPGKVARVAFWTIVAGSREELLERIDKHHDRSAFERAKTLAWTQAQVQLHHLAVDLEEAADFQRLAAPILYADPRFRPASDAILAGAGPQSGLWPYGISGDLPIVLFRIDDVEDLPQLRQMLRAHEYWRIKRLAVDLVIVNERGASYVQDLQNAIEAAVRSSQSRPRFGDVPAQGAVYVLRADFLNQDTKNLLRATARVVLAAHRGLIVDQLARLSGVVERAVPLVTRLQSRPSAETVAQPEALEFFNGLGGFGANGKEYVTVLEGGSTTPMPWINVITNPAFGFQVSSDGSAYTWADNSRENQITQWSNDPVVDPSGEALYIRDEDTLDLWSPTAQPIRDAGRYVARHGFGYSRFSHRAHGIESQLLSYVPLADPIRISRLTLTNHSSRPRRLSVTSYAEWVLGTQRGANGPFVSTSLDTETGAILARNRWATAFPGRVAFADLGGRQTAWTADRAEFLGRNGSPAMPAALRDRVALGAKVGAGLDPCAALQCMIELGAGESVEIVSFLGQVASVEEAGALVTRYRATDLDAVLAEVAGHWQTVLETIQVRTPDRAMDIMLNGWLLYQTLACRIWARSAFYQASGAYGFRDQLQDGMALAFTRPEETRAHILRAAGRQFAEGDTQHWWLPHSGAGVRTRISDDRVWLAFAAATYIATADDAAILDESVPFLDGPALGEGEHDAFFQPTPSGEAASLFEHCARGLDQAIALTGRHGLPLMGTGDWNDGMNRVGEGGEGESVWLGWLLIRTIDLFVPLAETRDRDRAARWKARATALKTSVEREAWDGAWYRRATFDDGTWLGSKDSDECRIDSIAQSWAVLSGAADPERAKTAMASLESHLIRKEDSLALLFTPPFDTTPRDPGYIKGYPPGLRENGGQYSHAAMWAILAFARLREGDKAHDLFGLLNPITHANTPEAAARYKVEPYVVAADVYSIAPHVGRGGWTWYTGSAAWMYRAGIEGILGLRKEGAVLVIEPCLPKSWPQFEVTLRMGETRYDIRVERTADWAGGSPCATLDGSMLPYADTAVHAPLDGRDHTLLIQGYR, encoded by the coding sequence ATGGCCAGAGGCCAAGAGCACGACATCGAAGATAGCGGCCACTCGGAAACCCTCGTCCTGCCGGAAAAGCTCGTCGCCGAGCGGTCCCCCACTCCCGATACGGGCGCCAAACCCATTCGTAAAGAGCTGCCCGCTCACCGCGAAAAAGGCGAGGTCGCCAAGCGTACTTCCGGTTTCCGCTTTCACCGGACGTCGAGATCGCCGTGGAACGACCCGATACCGGTGCGCGAAGAACTCTTCGGCATCGAACGGCTCGAACAGCACGCCGCGACACTCGCGCTTGCGCAACCGGTGACGCGGTGGCCGCCCTCCGTCCAATCCTTGCACAAACGATTGAAGAACAATGCGGCTGTCCTGCTCGCCGCCTACCGCGCCAGTGCGTTCGAGGTCGAGAACGAGCGCGGCGTCGTGCCGGCAGCGGAATGGTTGCTCGACAACTACCATCTTATCGAACAGCAGATCCGCGAGATCCATGATGATCTGCCACCCAACTACTACAGGCAACTGCCCAAGCTCGCCGAGGGTCCCTTCGCCGGCTATCCGCGGGTGTTCGGCATCGCCTGGGCCTTCGTCGCACACACCGACAGCCATTTCGACCCGGAGACGCTTGTCCGGTTCATCTGCGCTTATCAGAAGATCCAGCCGCTGACGATCGGGGAACTGTGGGCGGTGGCGATTACCTTGCGCATCGTGCTCGTGGAAAACCTGCGACGACTGGCCGACCAGATCACTGCCGGGCGCAGGATGCGTGCTGAGGCCGACGCTTTGGCCGACCGGCTGCTTGCGGAAGACGCCGGTCGTGATGTGCTTCAGAAGATGTCGGACGATCCTTTGCCTGAATTGTTGGCGGCTCAGCTTGCCAAACGCCTACGGGACCAGGATCCCAGCACGACGCCGGCCCATGGCTGGCTGGAGATGCGGCTCGCCCGGCAGGGAACGTCGGTCGATGCCGTCGTGCGCCATGCCCAGCAACGCCAGGGCGCTTCCAACGTCACGATCCGCAACATCATTACCAGCATGCGGCTGATCTCAGATGTTGATTGGGCCGACCTGTTTGAAAGCGTCAGCCTCGTCGATACGCGGCTGACGACAGACGGCAGCTTCGCCCACATGGATTTCGCCACACGCAATCTCTATCGCAGCGCCATCGAGGACCTCGCGCGCGGCTCGGACATGTCGGAGCTTGAGATTGCCGGCCACGCGCTGGAGGCCGCGCGCAAAGCACCGGTCGAGGGCATCGCCGCGACGGAAGCCGAACGCATGGCCGATCCGGGCTATCACCTGATCGCGGAAGGGCGGCCTGCCCTCGAGCGTGTCGTCGGGTTCCGTCAGCCCCGGCGCCTGATGTTCGGACGCCTGGTCGCCCGGGTGGGTATTGCCGCCTATGTCGGGGCGATCGGCCTCGTGACAGTGCTCCTTCTCGCGCTCGCCCTTATGCTGCTGTCGAGCTTCGGACTTTTCCCACTCGCCATGGTTTCCTTCGCCTTATTGGCTTTGCTGCCGGCAACCGACATCGCCACTGCGCTCGTCAATCGCTGCGTGAGCTGGAGCCACGGTGCCGTCGGCCTGCCGGGCATGGAGTTGTCGCAAGGGGTTCCGCAGGTGTCGCGCACGCTTGTCGTTGTGCCCACGCTGTTGAGCAGTCGCGCTGACCTGCTGGAGCAGATCGAACGGCTGGAGGTCCATCATCTGTCCGGTGCTGGCGGCGATCTGAGCTTCGCGTTGCTGACCGACGGCAAGGATGCGTCACAGGAGATCGTCGAAGGCGACGCCGCACTTCTCGATCTCGCCGTCGCGGCCATGGCCGACTTGAACGTTCGCCATGGCCCCGGCCCGGCCGGTGATCGTTTTCTGCTACTGCACCGAAGGCGCCGCTTCAACGCCAGCGAAGGTGTCTGGATGGGGTGGGAACGCAAGCGTGGCAAGCTGCACGAACTCAACCGCCTGCTGCGTGGCGCCACCGACACCAGCTTCATGATGCTTGCGGGAAAACCGCCGACCGTTCCGCCGGAGGTACGGTACGTCATCACCCTTGATGCCGACACGAAGCTGCCGCGCGATACGGCCCTGCGGCTGATCGGCAAGATGGCGCATCCGCTCAACAGGCCGCGCTTCGACATCGGGCAACAGCGCATCGTCGACGGCTACGCTATCATCCAGCCGCGCGTCACCCCGTCGCTTCCCGTCGGGCGTGAAGGCTCGCTCTACCAGCGGGTTTTTTCGGCCCCCGGCGGCATGGATCCCTATGCTGCAGCCGTTTCTGATGTCTATCAGGACCTCTTCGGTGAAGGCTCCTACACCGGCAAGGGCATCTATGACGTCGATGCGTTCGAGGCCGCCCTTGCCGGGCGCATCCCGGACAATACCCTGCTCAGTCACGATCTTTTCGAAGGCACGTTCGCGCGGGCGGGGCTCGCCTCGGATGTCGAGGTGGTCGATGATTTCCCCTCGCGCTACGACGTGGCGGCCCGGCGCCAGCATCGCTGGACGCGCGGCGACTGGCAGTTGCTGCCCTGGATTTTTGGAAAATGGACGCTTCCTGCGCTCGGCCGTGGAAAAATGCTGGACAATCTGCGCCGCACCCTGATCGCGCCGTCGACGTTTCTGGCCCTCGTCGCCTGCTGCGCGATGCCGCTGCAGGCGGGAATAGTGGGTGCGTTGATGCTCGCCTCCAGCATCGCCATTCCCGCTTTCCTGCCAGTGCTGTTCGCCATTCTGCCGCGGCGCAGCGGCCTGCAACTGAACAGCCATGCGATCAGGCTGGCTACCGACATCAAGCTGGCTGCCATGCAGACCGCGCTTGGCCTTGCCTTCCTGCCCGATCAGGCATGGCGCAACAGCGATGCCATCGTTCGAACCTTCTACCGGATGCTGGTAACACGTCGGAAACTTCTGGAATGGACGACCGCGGCAACCTCCGGAAAACGCACGCGACTGACCCTTGCCGGTTTCTACCACGATATGGCGGGTGGCACGGTTGTGGCATTGATCCTGCTGGCGGCCGCCGTTGCGTTTTCGCCGGCCGCCTGGCCGCTAGCACTGGTCCTGTCTCTGCTCTGGCTTGCCGCACCCGCCATCGCGCTCTGGGTCAGTCGGTCCCCGACGGCAAGACCGGGCAAGGTGCTTTCGGACACCGATGCGGCACAGTTCCGGCTGGTTGCGCGGCGCACCTGGCGGTTTTTCGAAACCTTCGTCACGCCGACGGACAACATGCTGCCGCCGGACAATTTCCAGGAAACACCGGCACCGGTCATCGCACACCGCACCTCGCCGACCAATATCGGCCTCTACTTCCTATCAACGGTTGCCGCCCGCGATTTTGGCTGGATTGGCACCCTCAAAGCGCTCGAACGGCTGGAAGCGAGCTTCACGACACTCAAGCGGCTCGACCGTTTCAACGGGCATTTCTTCAACTGGTACGATACGCGTGATCTCAGGACCCTCGAACCGGCCTATGTGTCGTCGGTCGACAGCGGCAATCTCGCCGGCCACCTGATCGCGCTGGCGAATGCCTGTGAGGAATGGGCCGAGGCGCCCCCCGCTGAAAATGTCCAGGGTTTTCGTGATACGCTGGCGCTCTCCCGCATGGCGCTTGCCGAGATACCCGGAAAACAGAGTGCCGGCCTCGCATCGGTTTTCGACGAGATCGAAACCCTGCTGGGCGGCCCGCAATCCATCGAGGCCACAACGCCCGCCTTGGCACGCCTTCTCGACAAGGCGCTGAAGCTGGCGCAGCAGACTGGACCTGCCGATAGCGGTACGACCGCCGAGCTTTTGTTCTGGATTGCCGCACTCGCACGCTCCGTCACCCAGGCGGCGCGCGACCGGCAGGCCTTGCATGACGATGCCGTATCCCTGAAGCAGCGGCTTCAGGCGGTTGCGGACACGGCCCGCTCGATGGCGCTCGACATGGATTTCGCCTTCCTGTTCGATCCGGACAGGAAGCTGCTGTCGATCGGCTATTCGCTCGCCGACAACGGCCTCGACCGGAATTGCTACGACCTGCTGGCCTCCGAAGCGCGCCTTGCGAGCTTCTTCGCCATCGCCAAGGGCGATATCAGCACGCGGCACTGGTTCCGCCTCGGCAGGGCGGCCACGCCGCTCGGCAGCGGGTCGGCGCTGATCTCCTGGTCGGGCTCGATGTTCGAATACCTCATGCCGTCGCTGGTGATGCGCGCGCCTTCGGGAAGCCTGCTTGCCGACACCAACCGGCTGATCGTGGCGCGCCAGGAAGACTATGGGCGGTCGCGGGATGTGCCGTGGGGCGTATCGGAATCGGCCTATAATGCGCGCGACATCGAGTTCACCTACCAATATTCCAATTTTGGCGTGCCGGGACTGGGCCTCAAGCGCGGGCTGTCGGGCAACATGGTCGTCGCCCCCTATGCCACCGGCCTTGCCGCCATGGTCGATCCCCATGCGGCACTCGATAATTACAAGCGCCTGGAGGCACTGGGTGCCCGGGGCGTGCACGGTTTCTACGAGGCGCTGGACTTCACCCGCGCCCGTCTGCCTGAAAACGAGAGCGTCGAAGTCATCCGCAGCTACATGGCCCACCACCAGGGCATGACCATCGTCGCCATCGCCGTGCTGCTGCAGGACGGGCGCATGCGCAGCCGGTTCCACCGCGAGCCGATGATCATGGCCAGCGAACTGCTGCTGTCGGAACGTATGCCGCGCGATGTTGCGATCGCCCGCCCGCGGGCAGAAGAGGTCAAGGCGTCTGCCGGCATCTCGCTGAACCCCGCGCCATCGGTTCGCCGACTGCAATTGCCCGTCGCCGGCGCGCCGGTGACGCATCTGCTGTCCAACGGCCGTTATGCGGTCATGGTGACGGCATCGGGCGGCGGCTACAGCCGCTGGCGCGACATCGCCGTCACGCGCTGGCGCGAGGATGCAACCCTCGACGACTGTGGTGCCTTCATCTTCCTCAGGGACATGCAGAGCGGCATGGTCTTTTCCCCCGTCGCACCGGCGACCGGCGACAGGGCCGAGACTTCGGTGGTCTTCGGGGAGGACCATGCGCAATACATCCGCCATGACGATACGCTGACGACGGAGATGGATGTCATCGTTTCGGGAGAGGACGACGGCGAGGTACGCCGCATCTGCCTCACCAACAGCGGGCGACGGGCGCGCGACATCGAACTGACCTCCTACGCCGAACTGGTGCTCGCCACCACGGCGACCGATAATGCGCATCCCGCCTTCGCCAAGATGTTCGTCGAGACCGAACATCTCGCCGAATACGGCGCGCTCATCGCGACGCGCCGCCGCCGGACGCCCGCGGAACCCGAGATCTGGGCCGCCCACTTCGCCGTGGTCGAGGGCGATGCGATCGCCGATCCGCAATACGAATCCGACCGCGCCCGTTTCCTCGGGCGCAACCGCTCCATGGCCACCGCCGCCGCCATCCATGACGGGCAGGCGCTGTCCAACACCGCGGGAACGGTGCTCGACCCGATCTTTTCGCTGCGCCACAGCATAAGGGTTCTCCCTGGCAAGGTGGCGCGGGTCGCCTTCTGGACGATCGTCGCAGGCTCGCGGGAGGAGCTTCTCGAACGCATCGACAAACATCACGACAGGAGCGCCTTCGAGCGGGCGAAGACGCTGGCCTGGACCCAGGCGCAGGTGCAGCTTCACCATCTCGCCGTGGATCTCGAGGAGGCGGCGGACTTCCAGCGTCTGGCGGCGCCCATCCTTTATGCCGATCCGCGCTTCCGCCCAGCCTCGGACGCCATTCTCGCCGGTGCCGGTCCGCAATCCGGTCTCTGGCCCTATGGCATCTCGGGCGACCTGCCGATCGTGTTGTTCCGCATCGACGACGTCGAGGACCTTCCTCAGCTGCGCCAGATGCTGCGTGCCCACGAATATTGGCGCATCAAGCGCCTTGCCGTCGATCTGGTGATCGTCAACGAGCGGGGTGCCTCCTATGTGCAGGACCTGCAAAACGCCATAGAGGCGGCCGTCCGCTCCAGCCAGTCCCGCCCCCGTTTCGGCGATGTTCCGGCACAGGGTGCGGTGTACGTGCTGCGCGCCGACTTCCTGAACCAGGACACGAAGAACCTGCTGCGCGCGACCGCGCGCGTCGTTCTGGCGGCCCACCGCGGCCTGATCGTCGACCAGCTCGCGCGTCTGTCCGGGGTGGTCGAGCGGGCGGTTCCGCTGGTCACCCGCCTGCAGTCGAGGCCCTCGGCCGAAACGGTGGCCCAACCCGAAGCACTCGAGTTCTTCAACGGACTGGGGGGATTTGGCGCAAACGGTAAGGAGTATGTCACCGTCCTGGAAGGTGGTTCGACGACCCCGATGCCGTGGATCAATGTGATCACCAACCCTGCCTTCGGCTTCCAGGTGTCGAGCGACGGCAGCGCCTATACCTGGGCCGACAACAGCCGCGAGAACCAGATCACGCAATGGTCCAACGATCCGGTCGTCGACCCGTCCGGCGAGGCGCTCTATATCCGCGACGAGGACACACTCGACCTCTGGAGCCCGACGGCCCAACCGATCCGGGATGCGGGGCGGTACGTGGCGCGCCACGGCTTCGGCTATAGCCGCTTCAGCCACCGGGCGCACGGCATCGAAAGCCAGCTGCTCTCCTATGTGCCACTCGCCGACCCGATCCGCATTTCGCGGCTGACGCTCACCAACCATTCGTCCCGGCCGCGCCGCCTGTCGGTCACAAGCTATGCCGAATGGGTGCTGGGCACGCAACGCGGGGCAAATGGACCCTTCGTATCGACCTCTCTCGACACCGAGACAGGGGCGATCCTTGCCCGCAATCGCTGGGCCACGGCCTTTCCCGGCCGTGTCGCCTTTGCCGATCTTGGCGGACGACAGACCGCCTGGACCGCCGACCGTGCGGAATTCCTCGGGCGCAATGGCAGCCCCGCAATGCCCGCGGCCCTCAGAGATCGAGTAGCGCTCGGTGCGAAGGTCGGCGCGGGCCTTGATCCGTGCGCGGCCTTGCAATGCATGATCGAACTCGGCGCCGGTGAAAGCGTCGAGATCGTCTCCTTCCTCGGCCAGGTCGCTTCAGTCGAGGAGGCCGGCGCACTCGTTACCCGCTATCGCGCCACAGACCTGGACGCGGTGCTGGCAGAGGTTGCCGGGCACTGGCAAACGGTCCTTGAGACCATTCAGGTCCGGACGCCGGATCGGGCGATGGACATCATGCTCAACGGTTGGCTGCTTTACCAGACGCTCGCCTGCCGGATATGGGCGCGCTCCGCCTTCTATCAGGCAAGCGGTGCCTATGGCTTCCGCGATCAGTTACAGGACGGCATGGCGCTGGCCTTCACCCGACCGGAGGAGACGCGTGCGCATATCCTGCGCGCCGCCGGACGGCAATTTGCCGAAGGGGACACGCAGCATTGGTGGCTGCCCCATTCGGGCGCCGGCGTGCGCACCCGGATTTCCGACGACCGGGTCTGGCTCGCCTTCGCCGCCGCGACCTATATCGCAACGGCCGACGATGCGGCGATCCTCGACGAGAGCGTACCGTTTCTCGACGGTCCTGCCCTCGGTGAAGGGGAGCATGACGCCTTCTTCCAGCCGACGCCGTCCGGTGAGGCCGCCTCCCTCTTCGAACATTGCGCCCGCGGCCTCGACCAAGCAATCGCGCTCACCGGCAGGCATGGCCTGCCCCTGATGGGCACCGGCGACTGGAACGACGGCATGAACCGGGTGGGCGAGGGCGGGGAGGGCGAAAGCGTATGGCTCGGCTGGCTGCTGATCCGCACGATCGACCTGTTCGTGCCGCTTGCCGAGACCCGTGACCGTGACCGCGCGGCGCGCTGGAAAGCGCGTGCCACAGCGCTCAAAACCTCTGTCGAGCGCGAAGCCTGGGATGGGGCCTGGTACCGGCGCGCCACCTTCGACGACGGCACGTGGCTGGGCTCGAAGGATAGTGATGAGTGCCGGATCGACAGTATCGCCCAATCCTGGGCCGTCCTGTCAGGAGCGGCCGATCCCGAACGGGCCAAAACCGCCATGGCGTCGCTGGAAAGCCACCTGATCCGCAAGGAGGACAGCCTCGCCCTCCTCTTCACGCCACCTTTCGACACCACCCCACGCGATCCGGGCTACATCAAGGGATACCCGCCCGGCCTGCGGGAGAACGGCGGCCAGTACAGCCACGCCGCCATGTGGGCCATCCTGGCCTTCGCCCGGCTGAGAGAGGGTGACAAGGCACATGATCTCTTCGGCCTCCTGAATCCGATCACTCATGCAAACACGCCCGAGGCGGCAGCGCGCTACAAGGTCGAGCCGTATGTGGTCGCCGCCGATGTCTATTCGATCGCCCCCCATGTCGGGCGTGGCGGCTGGACATGGTATACCGGTTCCGCCGCCTGGATGTACCGCGCCGGCATCGAGGGCATCCTCGGCCTGCGCAAGGAAGGCGCAGTCCTCGTCATAGAGCCTTGCCTGCCGAAGTCATGGCCGCAGTTCGAGGTGACACTCAGAATGGGCGAAACCCGATACGATATCCGCGTGGAAAGAACAGCGGATTGGGCGGGTGGCTCGCCCTGCGCAACGTTGGATGGCTCGATGCTGCCTTATGCGGACACAGCAGTGCACGCGCCCCTTGATGGGCGTGACCACACTCTGCTTATCCAGGGGTACCGGTGA
- a CDS encoding DNA-3-methyladenine glycosylase, whose protein sequence is MDERFFARDVVSVAVDLLGARLLIDGAGGRIVETEAYRQDDEASHSFRGQTAANAAMFGEAGRAYVYRSYGLHWCFNIVCQRGSAVLIRALEPTHGLGAMMERRSITEARKLCAGPGNLCKALGVTVGMNGLSVFHAPFSLKPPSEAPVSASGVRIGISKAAERPWRFAVKGSPSLSRPI, encoded by the coding sequence ATGGATGAACGTTTCTTCGCACGTGACGTGGTCAGCGTCGCCGTGGATCTCCTGGGGGCACGCCTGCTGATCGATGGCGCGGGAGGGCGCATCGTGGAAACTGAGGCCTATCGCCAGGACGACGAGGCATCCCATAGTTTTCGCGGGCAGACGGCGGCAAACGCTGCGATGTTTGGTGAAGCGGGCCGCGCCTATGTCTATCGCTCCTATGGCCTGCACTGGTGCTTCAACATCGTCTGCCAGCGGGGTAGCGCGGTGCTCATCCGCGCTCTGGAGCCGACGCACGGGCTTGGGGCGATGATGGAGCGGCGGTCCATAACCGAAGCGCGCAAGCTCTGCGCCGGGCCGGGCAATCTGTGCAAGGCACTCGGCGTCACCGTCGGCATGAACGGGCTTTCGGTTTTCCACGCACCTTTTTCCCTGAAACCCCCATCCGAGGCGCCTGTATCGGCGAGCGGTGTCCGTATCGGGATCAGTAAGGCTGCCGAACGCCCCTGGCGTTTCGCCGTGAAAGGGTCGCCTTCTTTGAGCAGGCCGATCTGA